A stretch of Ectothiorhodospiraceae bacterium BW-2 DNA encodes these proteins:
- the rnr gene encoding ribonuclease R produces the protein MTDTPIQDPYAEREAEKYTNPIPSRECILQLLQDNRGPMRYKEIASALSIDDEEQLEGLRRRLRAMERDGQVLFNRRGGYGPIDRMNMVRGRVIGHPDGFGFLVPEEGGGDLFLSARQMHRCFHDDRVLVHITGVDERGRREAAIIEVLEHAHHTIAGRYFEEDGVGFFEADNRRVNQDILIPAEHRHGAKHGQLVVVEIIQYPDQKRQACGRVVQVMGDHMAPGLEIDMAIHSHSLPHEWPQEVVALTATMSHQVSEADKEGRIDLRHIPLVTIDGADSKDFDDAVYAEAMGKGWRLLVAIADVSHYVLPDTPLDRVAKERGNSVYFPGRVVPMLPEILSNELCSLNPLVDRLCLVAEIELTGTGKMKKSQFYPAVMNSHARLTYDQVNAILVERDAALSRQFEAVRPPLEELYRLFKVLHSVRLQRGAIDFDTTETRFVFCDNRKIDQIVPVERNDAHRLIEECMLLANTAAAEKLLKSKLAVLYRNHEQPSVDKLTAVREFLSELGLQLKGGDSPEASDYATLLDAIRDREDYHLIQTVLLRSMMQANYSPDNIGHFGLAYEAYTHFTSPIRRYPDLLIHRALKHRYEHGRKWKNYRYSHDDMVLMGAHCSMTERRADEATRDACDWLKCEFMLDRVGQEFEGIISSVTSFGLFVELKSIYVEGLVHISELKNDYYHFDPAKHRLLGEHSRKIYRLGDAVRVSVVRVDLDEHKIDFALAASELPAAPAPKNPKRKKRSNRSKKS, from the coding sequence ATGACCGATACGCCGATTCAAGATCCCTACGCTGAACGCGAAGCCGAAAAATATACCAACCCGATCCCCAGTCGGGAGTGTATTTTGCAACTACTACAAGATAACCGTGGCCCGATGCGCTACAAGGAGATTGCCTCGGCCCTCTCCATTGACGATGAGGAGCAGCTAGAGGGGTTACGACGACGACTTAGGGCGATGGAGCGCGATGGCCAGGTGCTATTTAACCGTCGGGGAGGCTATGGGCCGATTGACCGTATGAATATGGTTCGTGGCCGTGTGATTGGTCACCCCGATGGCTTCGGCTTTCTGGTACCGGAGGAGGGGGGCGGTGATCTCTTTCTCTCGGCACGGCAGATGCACCGCTGTTTTCATGATGATCGGGTGCTGGTGCATATTACCGGTGTCGATGAGCGCGGGCGACGAGAGGCGGCGATTATCGAGGTGTTAGAGCACGCCCACCACACCATTGCCGGGCGCTACTTCGAGGAGGATGGGGTCGGCTTTTTTGAAGCCGATAACCGCCGAGTCAACCAAGATATCTTAATTCCGGCTGAGCACCGTCATGGCGCTAAACATGGCCAACTGGTTGTGGTTGAGATTATACAGTACCCCGATCAGAAGCGCCAAGCGTGTGGTCGAGTGGTGCAGGTCATGGGGGATCACATGGCCCCGGGGTTAGAGATCGATATGGCGATTCATAGCCACTCACTGCCACATGAGTGGCCGCAAGAGGTCGTGGCGCTCACGGCGACGATGAGTCATCAGGTGAGTGAAGCGGATAAAGAGGGGCGCATCGATCTGCGTCATATTCCGTTAGTGACTATCGATGGCGCCGACTCGAAAGATTTCGATGATGCCGTCTATGCTGAGGCGATGGGGAAGGGGTGGCGGCTACTGGTAGCGATTGCCGATGTCTCCCACTATGTGCTGCCCGATACCCCGCTGGATCGTGTCGCTAAAGAGCGCGGTAACTCGGTCTATTTTCCGGGCCGGGTGGTACCGATGCTGCCCGAAATTCTCTCTAACGAACTCTGTTCACTTAACCCCCTAGTTGATCGACTCTGTCTGGTGGCCGAGATTGAGCTGACCGGTACCGGTAAGATGAAAAAGTCGCAGTTCTATCCGGCGGTGATGAACTCCCACGCCCGTCTCACCTACGATCAGGTAAACGCTATTTTAGTCGAAAGAGATGCGGCGCTAAGTCGTCAGTTTGAGGCTGTTCGCCCCCCACTAGAGGAGCTCTACCGACTGTTTAAGGTGCTGCATAGTGTGCGCTTACAGCGCGGCGCTATCGACTTCGATACCACCGAGACCCGCTTTGTCTTTTGTGATAACCGTAAAATTGATCAAATTGTACCGGTCGAGCGCAACGATGCCCATCGGCTGATCGAAGAGTGTATGCTGCTCGCTAATACTGCTGCGGCTGAAAAGCTGCTCAAGTCGAAATTAGCCGTCCTCTATCGTAACCATGAGCAGCCCTCGGTAGATAAATTAACCGCAGTGAGAGAGTTTTTAAGCGAGTTAGGACTGCAACTTAAAGGGGGCGATAGCCCCGAGGCGAGCGACTACGCCACGCTGCTCGACGCGATTCGTGACCGAGAGGATTACCATCTGATTCAAACAGTACTGCTACGAAGCATGATGCAGGCGAACTATAGCCCCGACAATATCGGCCACTTCGGGCTAGCCTATGAGGCCTATACCCACTTTACCTCCCCGATTCGGCGCTATCCCGACCTTCTGATCCATCGAGCGCTGAAACATCGCTATGAGCATGGGCGTAAATGGAAAAATTACCGCTACTCCCATGACGATATGGTGTTAATGGGGGCGCACTGCTCCATGACCGAGCGCCGTGCTGATGAGGCGACCCGTGACGCCTGTGACTGGCTAAAGTGTGAATTTATGCTCGATCGAGTCGGGCAGGAGTTTGAGGGGATTATTAGCAGTGTCACCTCGTTTGGCCTGTTTGTGGAGCTAAAATCGATCTATGTCGAAGGGTTAGTCCATATCTCTGAGCTAAAGAACGACTACTACCACTTCGATCCGGCCAAACACCGCCTGCTAGGGGAGCATAGCCGCAAAATCTACCGCCTCGGTGATGCGGTACGAGTGAGTGTGGTGCGGGTCGATCTAGATGAGCATAAAATCGACTTTGCCCTAGCGGCGTCAGAGCTGCCAGCGGCACCTGCGCCTAAAAATCCTAAACGCAAAAAGCGCTCTAATCGATCAAAGAAGTCGTAG
- the rlmB gene encoding 23S rRNA (guanosine(2251)-2'-O)-methyltransferase RlmB: MSSTIRLLLGRHAVEGALARQPEQLIQLWFDSRLTPPLAALEQQVVALGIRCHRVSRQELTKLAASERHQGVVAELKAHPLGGERELERWLAQLPSAPLLLFLDGVQDPHNLGACLRTAAAAAVAGVIFPKDRSCGLTPAVSKVASGAVEQLVLFQVTNLVRSMALCQQAGVWLVGTTLHQQAASLYQLDMRGPIGIVMGGEGRGLRRLTAEQCDYLVEIPMPGAIESLNVSVASGIVLFEAVRQRLQQGG, encoded by the coding sequence TTGAGTAGTACGATTCGGCTTCTTTTGGGTCGCCATGCGGTAGAAGGGGCGCTAGCGCGGCAGCCAGAGCAGCTAATTCAGCTCTGGTTTGATAGTCGCCTAACGCCGCCACTGGCGGCTCTGGAGCAGCAGGTGGTGGCGCTCGGTATTCGTTGTCATCGAGTCTCGCGGCAGGAGCTGACCAAGCTGGCGGCGAGTGAGCGTCACCAAGGGGTGGTGGCCGAACTTAAAGCGCATCCTTTGGGCGGCGAGCGGGAGCTGGAGCGCTGGTTAGCGCAGCTACCGTCGGCACCGCTGCTGCTATTTCTGGATGGGGTGCAAGACCCCCACAACCTAGGTGCCTGCCTCCGAACGGCGGCGGCGGCCGCTGTTGCCGGGGTGATCTTCCCTAAAGATCGTAGCTGTGGTCTCACCCCCGCCGTCAGCAAGGTCGCTAGCGGCGCGGTGGAGCAGTTAGTGCTGTTTCAAGTGACCAATTTAGTGCGTTCGATGGCGCTCTGTCAGCAGGCGGGAGTCTGGCTCGTTGGCACCACCTTGCACCAGCAGGCAGCATCACTCTATCAGCTCGATATGCGCGGGCCGATCGGCATTGTCATGGGGGGCGAAGGTAGGGGGCTGCGCCGGTTAACCGCCGAGCAGTGCGACTATTTGGTTGAGATTCCGATGCCCGGTGCCATTGAGAGCTTGAATGTCTCGGTAGCTAGCGGCATAGTGCTATTTGAAGCGGTGAGACAGCGTTTGCAGCAAGGGGGATGA
- the msrA gene encoding peptide-methionine (S)-S-oxide reductase has protein sequence MRVSELATLGGGCFWCLEAPFNELAAVTMAISGYAGGELEDPSYEMVCTGQTGHAEVVQVEFQPELLEYRQLLQLFFELHDPTTLNRQGNDSGTQYRSVIFTHSQEQEQTATEVIAELTQRQLWPNRSIVTHIEPLYQFWPAETYHQQFFRHNPYQGYCRAVIAPKMAQFRRRHAALLKGH, from the coding sequence ATGAGAGTGAGTGAGTTGGCAACTTTAGGTGGCGGCTGTTTTTGGTGTCTTGAGGCGCCCTTTAATGAGTTGGCGGCTGTGACGATGGCCATATCGGGCTACGCCGGTGGCGAGCTGGAGGATCCCTCCTATGAGATGGTCTGCACCGGTCAGACTGGGCACGCAGAGGTGGTGCAGGTCGAGTTTCAGCCAGAACTGCTGGAGTATCGGCAGCTATTACAGCTCTTTTTTGAGCTGCACGATCCGACCACTTTGAACCGTCAGGGTAACGATAGTGGGACTCAGTACCGTTCTGTTATCTTTACCCATTCGCAAGAGCAGGAACAGACGGCAACAGAGGTGATAGCAGAGCTAACTCAGCGTCAACTCTGGCCTAATAGGTCGATTGTGACCCACATTGAGCCACTATATCAATTTTGGCCGGCTGAAACCTACCATCAGCAATTTTTTCGCCACAACCCCTATCAAGGCTACTGCCGAGCGGTCATTGCGCCGAAGATGGCGCAGTTCAGACGGCGCCATGCCGCACTGTTAAAGGGGCATTAA
- a CDS encoding DUF302 domain-containing protein, producing MMTYGFTTTVASDFETAVAQVIEALKTEGFGIMTEIDVQATMKKKLDIDKRPYKILGACHPLLANRAIEAEPDIGLLLPCNVIVREDESGKVVVGFMDPMTVLGLVEGSAAVASLGAEVKAKMERVCQQLS from the coding sequence ATGATGACATATGGTTTTACAACGACGGTAGCGAGTGATTTTGAGACGGCAGTAGCGCAGGTGATTGAGGCGTTAAAAACCGAAGGCTTCGGCATCATGACTGAGATTGATGTGCAGGCGACGATGAAGAAGAAGCTCGATATCGATAAACGCCCCTATAAAATTTTGGGGGCCTGCCATCCTTTATTAGCGAATCGGGCGATTGAGGCCGAGCCCGATATCGGGCTGCTGCTCCCCTGTAATGTCATCGTGAGAGAGGATGAGAGTGGCAAAGTGGTGGTCGGTTTTATGGATCCGATGACGGTACTAGGCTTAGTGGAGGGGAGCGCTGCGGTGGCGAGTCTCGGCGCTGAAGTGAAGGCCAAAATGGAGCGTGTCTGCCAGCAGCTTAGTTAG
- a CDS encoding tRNA-(ms[2]io[6]A)-hydroxylase, whose product MSERALFELRYQTPSPWLEAVLADFDTFLADHATCEKKASGMAMSMISHYPNRPQLIEAMLDLAVEELQHFRQVSHYLYQRGRQLQADEKDSYVNRLRQAMRAKSEHYLLDRLLIGSIIEKRGVERFGLIAAALPDGEALQLFYAALTRSEERHYEIFYRLAEGYFAADCVAARTAELLDIEAQIVASLPFRAALH is encoded by the coding sequence GTGAGCGAGAGGGCACTATTTGAGCTGCGCTATCAGACCCCATCGCCGTGGTTAGAGGCGGTGCTGGCCGACTTCGATACCTTTTTGGCCGACCACGCTACCTGCGAAAAGAAGGCCTCCGGTATGGCGATGTCGATGATCTCCCACTATCCTAACCGGCCGCAGCTTATTGAGGCGATGCTCGACTTGGCCGTTGAGGAGCTACAGCACTTTCGGCAGGTGAGCCACTATCTCTACCAGCGCGGTAGGCAGCTACAGGCCGATGAGAAAGATAGCTATGTCAATCGATTGCGGCAGGCGATGCGGGCGAAGAGTGAACACTATCTGCTCGATCGGCTGCTTATCGGCTCAATAATCGAAAAGCGGGGTGTGGAGCGGTTCGGTCTGATTGCCGCTGCCCTGCCCGACGGTGAGGCGTTGCAGCTATTTTACGCCGCGCTTACTCGCTCTGAAGAGCGTCACTATGAGATCTTTTACCGTCTAGCCGAGGGCTACTTTGCCGCCGATTGTGTCGCGGCTAGAACGGCTGAACTGCTCGATATTGAGGCTCAGATTGTCGCCTCACTGCCGTTTCGAGCCGCGCTGCACTGA
- a CDS encoding STAS domain-containing protein, which produces MHTMLHHILPFLRWFPLSREGLRADLFAGITVALVLVPQSMAYAQLAGLPVVYGLYASFVPVIIASLWGSCSQLHTGPVAMLSLMSAAALIPFASPGSVDFIELSIMLAMMVGILRLLLGLFRLGTIVNLLSSPVIVGFTNAAALIIGLSQLSKVIGVPFPRTENYLEDLSRVVMQIPELHLATLLFAIAAWALIAILRKKLPALPGVLVAVVLTTLISALIGYENRVQIDIEQIADSEVVAAVQAYHTTTQHIDELTNTIADLNRQADALRSEQAMESIKQLAQLHSQAEVLEQQLRRLKSDNTSRRVVLHAMKLERVTTAESQRVRFYRTESLPSDARGDGLTWRFSGVKESQVILSSGGAVVGEIPSGLPSFAVPTIQWDLLLALLPAAMVMALIGFMEATSISKAIATTTGDRVDTSKELVGQGLANIAGSFFGSYTVSGSFSRSAVAAKTGAKTGLFAIISALAVVLVLLFFTDYLYHLPQAVLAVIVMMAVFSLIRIAPLVQAWRVDRGSAAIGMITFIATLLMAPAIANGILIGVALTVLHYMVRIMKPRAEIVSRKHDGTLGGIRAHNLEPISEAFVPVRFDGSLSFINVAYFEDIILEAHSEYPNAKVIMVVGSGINEMDASGEEKVREVAKRLKEVGVTLVFSSLKHQVWKIFELSGLIDELGRESFYADKESALKALCERYGGRCEEAGLSESRH; this is translated from the coding sequence ATGCACACGATGTTACACCATATCCTCCCCTTCCTGCGCTGGTTTCCGCTCTCTCGTGAGGGCCTACGCGCCGATCTCTTCGCCGGCATTACCGTCGCCTTAGTCCTCGTACCCCAGAGCATGGCCTACGCACAGTTAGCAGGGCTACCGGTGGTCTATGGCCTCTATGCCTCCTTTGTGCCGGTCATTATCGCCTCACTCTGGGGCTCTTGCAGCCAGCTCCATACCGGTCCGGTGGCGATGCTCTCGTTAATGAGCGCCGCCGCACTCATTCCGTTTGCGAGCCCGGGAAGTGTCGATTTTATCGAACTATCGATTATGTTAGCGATGATGGTCGGTATTTTACGGCTCTTGCTTGGGCTATTTCGGCTCGGCACGATTGTCAATCTCCTCTCTAGTCCGGTTATTGTCGGTTTCACTAATGCCGCCGCGCTCATCATCGGTCTATCGCAGTTGAGTAAAGTGATCGGCGTCCCCTTTCCTCGTACCGAGAACTACTTAGAGGATTTGAGTCGGGTGGTGATGCAGATCCCAGAGCTCCATCTAGCCACGCTGCTATTTGCCATCGCCGCTTGGGCGCTAATCGCTATCTTGCGTAAAAAGCTGCCCGCACTGCCCGGAGTATTAGTAGCCGTCGTCCTGACAACGCTAATCAGTGCGCTAATCGGCTATGAAAACCGAGTTCAAATCGATATCGAGCAGATAGCCGATAGTGAAGTGGTCGCTGCGGTGCAGGCCTACCACACGACCACTCAACATATCGACGAGCTCACCAATACCATTGCCGATCTCAACCGCCAAGCCGATGCGCTGCGAAGTGAGCAGGCGATGGAGAGTATTAAACAGCTCGCCCAGCTCCATAGTCAGGCAGAGGTGCTAGAGCAGCAGCTACGCCGTCTAAAGAGTGATAATACGTCGCGCCGGGTGGTGCTGCATGCGATGAAGCTCGAAAGGGTCACCACCGCAGAGTCTCAGAGAGTGCGTTTCTACCGTACCGAGAGCCTCCCCTCCGATGCTAGAGGTGATGGCCTCACTTGGCGCTTTAGCGGCGTTAAAGAGAGTCAAGTTATCCTCTCCTCCGGCGGTGCGGTTGTGGGCGAGATACCATCCGGCCTCCCCTCCTTCGCTGTGCCGACGATTCAGTGGGATCTGCTACTTGCACTCCTGCCGGCAGCAATGGTGATGGCGCTTATCGGCTTTATGGAGGCGACCTCTATCTCTAAAGCGATTGCCACCACTACCGGTGATAGGGTCGATACGAGTAAAGAGCTAGTCGGTCAGGGGCTGGCCAATATCGCCGGCAGCTTCTTCGGCTCCTACACCGTCAGCGGCTCCTTCTCCCGCTCTGCTGTGGCGGCTAAAACTGGTGCAAAAACGGGGCTGTTTGCTATTATCAGCGCACTAGCGGTGGTCTTAGTGCTGCTCTTTTTTACCGACTACCTCTACCACCTGCCGCAGGCGGTGCTGGCTGTTATCGTGATGATGGCAGTCTTTAGCCTGATTCGCATTGCCCCCCTAGTTCAGGCTTGGCGAGTCGATCGGGGCAGTGCCGCTATCGGCATGATCACCTTTATCGCCACGCTGCTCATGGCACCGGCAATCGCTAACGGAATCCTCATCGGGGTCGCGTTAACAGTGCTCCACTATATGGTGCGAATTATGAAACCTAGAGCCGAAATCGTCTCTCGTAAACACGATGGCACACTCGGCGGTATTCGCGCCCATAACCTAGAGCCGATTAGTGAGGCCTTTGTCCCCGTTCGGTTCGATGGCTCGTTAAGTTTTATTAATGTCGCCTACTTTGAAGATATTATCCTCGAAGCCCACAGCGAATACCCTAATGCCAAAGTCATCATGGTCGTTGGCAGCGGTATTAACGAAATGGACGCCTCGGGTGAGGAGAAGGTGCGAGAGGTAGCTAAACGGCTCAAAGAGGTCGGTGTGACTTTAGTCTTTAGTAGCCTTAAACATCAGGTATGGAAGATATTTGAGCTTAGCGGTCTGATCGATGAGTTAGGTAGAGAGTCGTTCTACGCCGATAAAGAGTCGGCGCTAAAGGCGCTCTGTGAGCGCTACGGCGGCCGCTGTGAGGAGGCCGGTCTCAGCGAGTCGCGACACTGA
- a CDS encoding extracellular solute-binding protein yields the protein MRIMCWVAALAVSISIVTATAAAADKLVIYNWTEYIPDGMVERFSQESGIEVEYATFDSNETMYAKVKLLNGAGYDLIVPSSYYISKMAREGLLQPIDKRQLTELKNLDPALLDKPYDPGNRYSIPYLWGSTGIGVDSSRVDPATVTRWADLWKPEFKGQVLLTDDVREVFQVALSTQGYSANTTDPDEIKAAYELLQQLMPSVRLFNSDAPRIPYLAGDVSVGMLWNGEAWMAREESETLKYIYPKEGAIFWVDSFAIPVNAANPTAAHRFIDYILRPENAKEVIEYTGFAAPNLPAMRLLDSAVLASPTIFPDTATIAKGEFQKDIGDETLQLYNRYWQKLKSH from the coding sequence ATGCGTATCATGTGTTGGGTAGCGGCGCTGGCCGTCTCGATTTCGATTGTCACGGCAACAGCTGCCGCAGCGGATAAGCTGGTGATCTATAACTGGACTGAATATATCCCCGATGGGATGGTGGAACGATTTAGTCAGGAGAGTGGCATTGAGGTAGAGTATGCTACCTTCGATAGCAATGAGACGATGTATGCCAAAGTCAAACTACTCAATGGCGCAGGTTACGATCTTATCGTCCCCTCAAGCTACTATATCTCTAAAATGGCGCGAGAGGGGCTACTGCAACCGATCGATAAACGTCAGTTAACCGAGCTAAAAAATCTCGATCCGGCGCTACTGGATAAACCCTACGACCCCGGTAACCGCTATAGTATCCCCTATCTGTGGGGCAGCACCGGTATTGGTGTCGATAGCAGTCGGGTCGATCCGGCGACAGTGACCCGCTGGGCCGATCTCTGGAAACCCGAATTTAAAGGACAAGTTCTCCTAACCGATGATGTGCGTGAAGTCTTCCAGGTGGCGTTAAGTACCCAAGGCTACTCCGCCAACACCACCGATCCGGATGAGATTAAAGCGGCCTATGAGCTGCTACAGCAGCTCATGCCGTCGGTACGGCTATTTAACTCCGATGCACCACGCATCCCCTATCTAGCCGGAGATGTTAGCGTCGGTATGCTCTGGAATGGCGAGGCGTGGATGGCCAGAGAGGAGAGTGAAACCCTCAAATATATCTACCCTAAAGAGGGGGCGATCTTTTGGGTTGATAGCTTTGCGATCCCCGTTAATGCCGCCAATCCCACCGCCGCACACCGCTTTATCGACTATATTTTGCGCCCAGAAAATGCCAAAGAGGTGATCGAGTACACCGGTTTTGCCGCCCCTAATCTCCCCGCCATGCGGCTACTAGATAGCGCCGTATTGGCGAGCCCGACCATCTTTCCCGATACCGCAACGATTGCTAAAGGGGAGTTCCAAAAAGATATCGGCGATGAGACCCTCCAGCTATACAACCGCTATTGGCAGAAACTTAAGAGCCATTAG
- a CDS encoding aminopeptidase — MRAVWFALLWAALSGCSHLGYYSQAVGGHIQLLWQRQSIEQLLQQPTLEPKQQQQLQLSQRALEFAHSELKLPDNGSYRSFVDLGSQRAVVWNVVATPADSLIPKQWCFAIVGCLSYRGYYRREAAEAYADKLRQQGLDVAVSGATAYSTLGWLSDPLLSTMINRSDADLLEVIFHELAHQQLYIADDTMFNESFATTVAQAGVEAWYRHQATALPEGYLSSRQRRQQFRALLLQIRQQLAQLYAAADPHHRSATIAQKQQLFRQLQQHYQQLKQQWQGDSGYDSWMAQPLNNAHLALVAEYHAYVPLLERVRQRSRSWEFFYQQLQPLASLDREARHKRLQQLANGS, encoded by the coding sequence GTGAGAGCGGTGTGGTTTGCGCTGCTGTGGGCCGCACTCAGCGGCTGTAGCCACCTTGGCTACTATTCGCAGGCGGTGGGGGGCCATATCCAGCTACTCTGGCAGCGTCAATCGATTGAGCAGCTACTACAGCAGCCTACTCTCGAACCTAAGCAACAGCAGCAGCTACAACTTAGTCAGCGGGCGCTCGAATTTGCCCACTCAGAGCTAAAACTGCCCGATAACGGCAGCTACCGCAGCTTCGTCGATCTCGGCTCACAGCGGGCGGTGGTCTGGAATGTGGTCGCCACCCCCGCCGATAGCTTGATCCCTAAACAGTGGTGTTTTGCTATCGTCGGTTGTCTTAGCTATCGCGGCTACTATCGGCGCGAAGCGGCCGAAGCCTACGCCGATAAGCTAAGGCAGCAGGGGCTCGATGTCGCTGTCAGTGGGGCAACGGCCTATTCGACGCTCGGCTGGTTAAGCGATCCGCTACTGAGCACTATGATCAACCGCTCTGATGCCGATCTCCTAGAGGTGATCTTTCATGAGTTAGCCCATCAGCAGCTCTATATTGCCGATGATACGATGTTTAATGAGTCCTTCGCCACCACAGTCGCCCAAGCTGGGGTCGAGGCGTGGTATCGCCATCAAGCCACGGCTCTCCCTGAGGGCTATCTTAGCTCACGCCAGAGGCGACAGCAGTTTCGAGCGCTGCTGCTACAGATCCGCCAGCAGTTAGCTCAACTCTATGCCGCCGCCGACCCGCACCACCGCAGCGCCACCATAGCACAGAAACAGCAACTGTTCCGACAGCTACAGCAGCACTATCAACAGCTCAAACAGCAGTGGCAGGGCGACAGTGGCTACGATAGCTGGATGGCGCAACCGCTCAATAACGCCCACTTAGCGCTGGTGGCAGAGTACCACGCCTATGTACCGCTCTTGGAGAGAGTCCGGCAGCGCAGCCGTTCATGGGAGTTTTTCTATCAGCAGCTCCAGCCGCTCGCCTCTCTCGATAGAGAGGCGCGCCACAAGAGGCTACAGCAGCTCGCTAATGGCTCTTAA
- a CDS encoding PspA/IM30 family protein, whose amino-acid sequence MTMGWLSTVIDAVRGSMNEAGEALADRHAITALEQSIRDAKSEMQQAKEALTEVMAQEKLAHKRLKELQQSLAEYETYAKQADDKGDEALFNDIADRIIDIQEEVDAQQELYSGYAENVRQLKQVILESDRNVKTFEREIKNLKANHAAQQAAQMSAAKYSGASSAMLTASERIGRVKEKQQQRSARMAAARELAQASSGDELKDRMRSAGIIRGKSNREEVRARLRAKSESPAV is encoded by the coding sequence ATGACAATGGGTTGGTTATCGACAGTGATTGATGCGGTTCGTGGTAGTATGAATGAGGCCGGTGAAGCGTTGGCAGATCGTCACGCTATCACCGCTTTAGAGCAATCGATACGGGATGCAAAGAGTGAGATGCAACAGGCAAAAGAGGCGTTAACTGAAGTGATGGCGCAAGAGAAGCTAGCGCACAAGCGGCTTAAGGAGCTACAACAGTCACTTGCTGAGTATGAGACTTATGCTAAACAGGCGGATGACAAGGGGGATGAGGCGCTATTTAACGATATTGCCGACAGAATTATCGATATCCAGGAGGAGGTTGATGCCCAGCAGGAGCTCTACAGCGGCTATGCGGAGAATGTGCGTCAATTGAAGCAGGTTATCTTAGAATCAGATCGTAATGTCAAAACCTTTGAGCGGGAGATCAAAAATCTGAAGGCGAATCATGCAGCACAGCAGGCGGCGCAGATGAGTGCCGCCAAATATTCGGGGGCCTCCTCGGCGATGCTAACCGCCTCAGAACGCATTGGTAGAGTCAAGGAGAAGCAGCAACAGCGTTCAGCTAGGATGGCAGCTGCACGAGAGTTAGCTCAAGCTAGCTCGGGTGATGAGCTAAAAGATCGGATGCGTAGTGCTGGGATTATTCGTGGTAAGAGCAATCGGGAGGAGGTTCGCGCTCGGCTTAGAGCGAAGAGTGAGTCCCCTGCTGTCTAG
- a CDS encoding transposase family protein encodes MKFSTSELNTDRGWAAATGIKKKQFYLILETFEKSHSSIIESKLLKNTIEIGDEFCIKNTEELLFFTLFSLKSGLTYDNLGFVAGISSSYAHKIQAFGLSVLEHALNELECMPIRKFKDPTEFKEFFEKNNIENILIDATEQPKQRPSEYDRQKEHFSGKKKGIQ; translated from the coding sequence ATGAAATTTAGCACATCAGAGTTAAATACTGATAGAGGTTGGGCTGCTGCTACTGGCATAAAGAAAAAGCAGTTTTACTTAATTTTGGAAACTTTCGAAAAAAGCCACTCTAGTATTATCGAATCGAAATTACTTAAAAATACGATTGAAATTGGTGATGAATTCTGTATCAAAAACACAGAGGAACTTTTATTTTTTACGCTGTTCAGTTTAAAGAGTGGATTAACTTATGATAACTTGGGTTTTGTGGCTGGAATATCATCATCTTATGCGCACAAAATTCAAGCATTTGGTCTCTCTGTTTTGGAGCACGCATTAAATGAGTTAGAATGTATGCCAATTAGAAAATTTAAGGATCCCACTGAATTTAAAGAGTTTTTTGAGAAAAATAATATCGAAAACATACTCATAGACGCAACCGAGCAACCGAAACAAAGACCATCAGAATATGATAGACAAAAAGAACATTTTTCAGGTAAAAAAAAAGGCATACAGTAA